In Methanoregula formicica SMSP, the DNA window TGTCCACAAGATAGAAGACCTGCGTCTTATCGATGTAGCGGGTATAGGCGCGGGTGTGGATGATCCGGTCGGCATCGCGGGAGTACGGGGTTCGGATGTCTTCCTGCTCCCGGTCATAGCGGCGCACGGCATCTGCGCTGGTCGCTGCCAGGGACGAGAGGAGCGCCTCCCGTTTCATGGTAAGGGCCCTGATAGCGGATGCACGTTCCGGGTCAGGAACGCGTTTCCGCGCCGGTCTCTTCATAACTGCTCGTTTGCGCGGGAAGGTGTTAAGGATGGCGAAACGGGCAGGTGCTGAATTCCTCCCATCCCCGGAACCGCGCGACCGGATGGTTGCTCCGATGGTTCCTCCCGTATCCCGTCGCTCTTTACCGCGAGGCAACCGCCGCAGTTTCCCCGTACTGGAGGACATGTCCTTTCAGTGCTGCGACCAGCGCATGCTTGTCCGCGCCGGGAGGGAGATCCAGCATCGTGTCCAGGATGTATACCCTGAACAGGTACCGGATCATGGTCCCCGGGGCAGGGCAGGGGCCGGTATAGCCGATCGTACCATGGTCCGTGATCCCCTGCACGGCCGGTACTGGTGCGGTCACCATCTCCCCGGGGGGGATGCCTTCCGGGATAACCGGGGACGGCGGGAGGTTCCAGCATATCCATGGCGTAAACGAGCAACAGGACTTCTCGAAGGGATTGAAGACCATTACCGCAACCGAGACCGCCGCAGGGGAGATCTTCTTCAGGTATATCCGGGGCGAGAGGTTCCCGCCATCGCATGTGTGCGAAGGGGGGAATTCCAGGAAGTCCAGGGACACGGAGAGGGGATCCATATATCATGATGAACCGATTCCCTGCATGAACATTTCTCCTGCAGCATTCCCGGCAGGCTTTTAATAACCGGGAGATGATGCATCAGTACATGGCAGGCACGCAACAGACTGGCGGATACCTGGAACTGCACCCTGTCGGGATCATCCGCTCGCCCTACCGGAAGCGGGGCGATGCTCCACGGCAGGGAAGACTCTCCGACACCGAATCGATCATTGAAATCCTGCCTGCATATGTCGAAGCATTGCAGGACATTGAGAAGAATATGCACCTCATCGCCCTGTACTGGTTTGACCGCTCGGACCGGACGCTCCTGAAGGCAACGCCTCCGGGCTCCGGGATTGAGCATGGTGTCTTTGCCACCCGTTCGCCCGAGCGGCCGAATCCTATCGGGTTTGCCGTTGTGGACCTTCTCCGGCGCGAGGGCAACCTGCTCATGGTCCGCGGGCTGGATGCATTCGACGGGACCCCGCTTCTCGATCTCAAGCCGTACTATCCCGATCTCGACTGTGTCAGGGACTAAGGGCCTGTCGTTTCGGCCTGCATCGATCTTCCATCTTTATTGTCTTGTGCGCCCAATCTGTAC includes these proteins:
- the tsaA gene encoding tRNA (N6-threonylcarbamoyladenosine(37)-N6)-methyltransferase TrmO — translated: MAGTQQTGGYLELHPVGIIRSPYRKRGDAPRQGRLSDTESIIEILPAYVEALQDIEKNMHLIALYWFDRSDRTLLKATPPGSGIEHGVFATRSPERPNPIGFAVVDLLRREGNLLMVRGLDAFDGTPLLDLKPYYPDLDCVRD
- a CDS encoding YbhB/YbcL family Raf kinase inhibitor-like protein, with protein sequence MDPLSVSLDFLEFPPSHTCDGGNLSPRIYLKKISPAAVSVAVMVFNPFEKSCCSFTPWICWNLPPSPVIPEGIPPGEMVTAPVPAVQGITDHGTIGYTGPCPAPGTMIRYLFRVYILDTMLDLPPGADKHALVAALKGHVLQYGETAAVASR